CCGGAAATTATAAAGGGGGATTAGCAGTAGGCTTGTCCATGTAGGGGCCAAATGTGTAACGATAAGCCTTTTGGGTTCGAGGGGCTCCCGTGCCCAAGCTGTAAAGAATTTATGAACTCAGGCACAAGAACACTCTGTTCTCCCTCTGCACACACCTCTGCTTTCTGCCACTATTGATTCAACATACCACCTGTTTGTAGCCTTTGTGTCGCTGTGTTTGGTTAGCGTGCATGTCAGTGTTGGGTTTGTATAGCCCGGTTAGGTTAGGTGACATAGTTAATACAACACCACTTAAGATCTAAGTAGGCCAAGTGACAAAAAGGGGTGAGACTGAGGGATGGCACATGCAAAGACTATTtgcatattacaaaaaaaaagtcaaatcaatTTGCTTGTATCTTTTAGTCTGGTTTTTCTAATTACACAGCTGGGTTTAGGTGAACATTGTGCCAGGTTAACAGCTCCAACAAATATAATCTGAATCTGATAAACGAGCTGTTCAGCTCAGCAGCTGTGCAGATAAGAGTCTTTCTGGCTGTGTTGCTTTGCCTGTTGTCTGTCTTTATCTACCCTGGAACCATCCTTTACCATCCATTACTGCCCCTGTCTCTCTGCAGATGCATGCAGTTTACATCGATTGCAGCATGCATGTTTGCTGTTTATTAAACCACACTGGAGACCCATGCAAAGTACAATATATGGCGTTTTTGAAGGTTAAGCCAATCTGCAGAGCGGCTGCGAGTCAATCCAACCTGCTAAAGCGCGCACACAGTATCCTGCATGTTTCTCCACCGGAGCACTTTATCAGCCGACTGTTTCCTTGTTTTCACGACTAACCCGAGCTCTGAGATTAAAGGACAGACTTTGATCACATTGACGTTAACTTGCTTAAATTCGACCTGCTCGTATGTTCCGTACGCAGCTCGGGGCGCGCGGCGCGCGGCGCACTGCGCCTTTAAGAGCAAGTGTTCGAGGCGGAACCGCCGCGCGTCTCTCCAAGGGTCGAGTTCATAAAACCATTGCTCACCGCCGCACCAGACATATCAAAAGAAAAAGTCCCCACAGCTCAGCCGGAGTGCCGCCTATTCCCTGCCTCATGCAACCAGACGATCACAGACTCGAACGAACCGACGAAAGCGAGGAGATTTATTTCCCCAAAGAGGAGTCTGGGGGGCGAGTCAGCGGAGCAAAACGACAAAAAGTTATTTAGGTGAGTTCAGAAGGACATTTAGAAGACCGGAGTTGTCTGCTGTAAATATCAGCGGTTGTGTGTCTATTGTTTAATATCTCGGACACCTAATTTATGCATTGAGATTAGGCTTATTCGTGTGTAATATTTAATCATTtgtttgttaatgtgtatttcgTTTTCCAAGCCGTTCAGAGGAACAAACTGTCTTCAATGTACTGGCAtttaaaggataaaaaaaaaaaatctcttacAGAAATGAACTACGAATTGGGAAAGCTTTTCAACATTTCCTGGACATGTAGACTTTTTTTATTAGATCTATAATGTTTGAGCCCTCACATAACTTGCCAACcgatatttattgtttttttaataacctTTTAATTTTTAAACTCTTTAGGAATAACCACCCACTCTGTCGCCGTACTACCTGCCCCTGTCAGAAAGCTGACTTGTTGTGGTGTGAGTCACCTGCCTGCTAGAGGGCTTTTAACCATTATTATCTCAATCCGGTATAGTGAGGGGGTGTGCGCGCGCTGTTTGCTTGCCGCACAGGTAGAGCGGGTATGGTTGCTCGGAAACCGCTGCAGGGTTGTCATGAGCGGGGTGtgaactctctctctttcaagATCTGTGTGACTGCTGCGATCCCGAAATCAAGGCGACCTTTCTGCGGATGTTTTAAGTCACCGTAGACACCCtcagacctcctcctctccagcacCCACGGGCCCtgtgttccctccctcccttccctgcCTTGTGCACCTATTGAATCAACAGTTAAGGCCAGACTTCCCCGTATAAAGACTCCTATTCCCCATCTGAATGAGTTCCTTCTTCGGAGGGCTATTGCTCTGACACGTTATTTGCCTAATCGGGGTGCATGTACAATCTCCAGGATGAGCCGTCTTTGCACCTGTTGCGAGAGGAAGCTCAAGCCCCCCCAGGGGTCATTATCGGGGGATCATGTTGCTTCCTGCCCCCGCCGATCCGAATTAACGACCCTGGGCACAGGAGACTGCATGCTTTGGCGGGCCGTTTGGCTCATGTTGATGCCCCTGACTTCCTGTTGTTTTTAGAGCTTTGTTTCTCGGCAGCTGTTCGTCCAGCACATAAATATGGCTGAACaggagcgaggggggagggtgggggccgTGTTCTTCTCTGTCATCACTTCGACGGTATAAGGACGGCGGTGTGTGTCCCTGGGTGTGCACGGAGCTCATTTGCAGTCTCCGAAAAGAGCTGACCACCGGGCCTACGGAGGCACCTGTTTTTCTGCATTCCCAAAAATAGGACTTCTGATAGAGAGCTGGAGTCcaagacaaacaaagacaccttaagtAACCCACCACGTCCTTTGCTTCACGATGTAAAGGCCGTACAACCCTTTCTAAGCTCATATCTTCAGAGATCTGGACATATTGTACAGGTCAATCCAGTGTGGGGCAATGATGTCAGCTAAGATTTGACATCTAATGtatcactgagtgtgtgtgtatatatgtatatatatatatatatatatatatcatgttttAATATCAAAATGATGCCAGGCCCTCCCCCAAATATTGTACACATTGTTTACTCCGCCCTGACACATGCTTGACATGATTTTTCAGGTAATTTTACTTTAAGAGTTGTTGCAACATCAGGTGTATCTCTAACTAAAGGAGCCAAACTTCCACTGCTTTTCAGGATAAGCAAGATTGCATCACCAGAGCATGACAGTCGAGTTTAAAATAAACCCTAAACTTTGAAAAGTCTGAACTTTGgttgtttgatttgattattGAATCCCGGCTCGTAATGGTTTCtctggctctatttgaagtgtAAACATAATTCAGTGACCTGCATTTCTCTGTCACAGATTGTACGCTTGTCttcttgggggggggtggagggacaAATCAAAGAACACAAAGCCATGTCAAAATATTTGGTTTAGTGGGCAGCAGAAAGGGGGTAGATTTGGATCATCTGCTCTCTATTCCAACACCATGAGTGCATTTCTTTGTGGGCTCCGCTCACACAGAGTATTTCTTTCAATGTCCTACCACATGTTCCgctttcaacccccccctccctcacctccccgGTCACCGTCATTCATGGCTGTGTCTTTGCTGTGTTACAGGTTCACCAGAAGCAGGGGCCGCCAGCTGGGTGATCTGAGTGATTCCTGACGTTGATGCGACCCGAGTGTGCCTGGAGCATGTCCACAGTGGTCCTGACTGCCCAGGAGATTTCTTTTCCCATAGAAAACCCCTTCCTGAGGGGCGGCTACGGTCACAGCATGGCTGAGTCGGACAAGTGAGTGTTCAGTTGCCAAGACTTGCAGGCCCTCAGGGGAGGGCTCTTGGATTGGGATATTTCAAAAAGTCTGCATGTCGTGTTGCACTGTTATGGTTCAGGTTATGCTGAGATTCATGTAAATAACAATGGAAGGTTAGGTGATTTTAGTTGAACTGGTTCTAATGtgtccccctctcccctcttccCCCATAGCTTCTACTTCAGTATTGACACCCCGCAGTCGGATCAAAGCTCTCGATCTCATCATAAAGGGCCACCTCCACCATCTCTAAATCATGAAAGTAAGTGCATGTCTGTCGCCTGCACAGTGCAGGTCTTCTGAAATGCACACGCTCCACTTTGGATGTGCTGTTTCTTTGCATCATCTGCTACACGCATACTAGATTCCGCTCATGCATTCCTGCCTTACACATACTAAGTGGTTTTCCAGACAGGCAGTGAAAGCTAGAGGTATAATGTTATTTTTACTCTCTGACAGGACAGAAACACAGTCCCAGTTCACAGAGGTTACCACCGAAGACATCTCGGCCCTCCCAACTCTACCTGTCCTGCGCTGCAGAACCTTCCACCCCGAGCCCTGCCGATGACGACCAGGTGGTCCCCTCATTCCAGAGGCTCTCCGTATACGAGTGCAGCAGTCCTCCGCAGACGCCGGGCAGGTGTTCCAAGCCTCTGCCCCCCATCCCTCCACAAACGGACATCTCCCCCGAGCAGGCTATGGACAATGAGGTGGAGTTCTTCACGAGTTCGGACGACAGCCGCTGCCTGGTGTCTGATCAGTGTCCCAAATCGTCTCCCTTTCGATACGGGGTGCCCAGTCGAAGGAGCTTCAGGGACTGTGGTCAGATTAACTACGCTTATTACGACGGCCCGCAAAGCCAGAGGCAGCCCAAGCAgccgaagcagcagcagcagcagcagcatcatcaccatcatcatcatcttcatcatcaggtGCAGCAGCATCAAGCGCCTCCTCCACAGGAAGTGCGGGAACAGTATGAGCTCCAGCGACCGGAACCACCCGACCCAGCGGTCGTTCAGAGACAGCAGGACAAAGCGCAGAGGAGACTGCGACGCTCTCACTCCGGCCCGGCCGGATCCTTAAACAAACCCTCGCTGCTGCGCCTCACGTACCCCAGGCGCCACACCCAGAGTGCGGACAAGCCCGAGGTGCCCCCCCCTATCCCTCCCCGAACCGTCAAGACGGGAGACCACCGCCGCTGGTCAGCCGAGGTCTCCTCCGGGGCGTACAGCGACGAGGACAAACCCCCCAAGGTGCCACCAAGGGAACCCTTTTCCAGAGGCAGCTCCCGCACACCCAGCCCCAAGAGCCTCCCGACATACATCAACGGGGTGATGCCCCCGACGCAAAGTTTTGCACCGGACCCCAAATACGTCAGCTGTCGTGGTTTCCAGAGACAGAACAGCGAGGGCTCCCCGTGCATCCTCCCGGACATAGAGAACGGCAAGAAGGCCAGCGCCACACATTACTATCTGCTGCCTCAGCGGCCCCCTTTCGTGGACTCTCCTTGTGTGGAGAAATTTCTTCGCGTGATGCAAAGCCCCGCAGCTCGCAATACAGATGTATCAGACTGGGTCTGTCCCCCCAGGGGGAAAGCACATGTGGATTTAGTGTGAGCGATTAAGTGGAAGTAGAGGAAGAATTATACTATCCATGAGCAAAAGCCACTTGAAAAAAAGGGTGAAACTGGACACTAACGACCCTCAAACGGctgctttttatatatatatattttttaacccGCTATGTATTCTGAACACATAGGGTGTGTGCGCACTGTATTCAGTTACTGGTGATGTTGAGTAGCTTTCACAGCCAAGATGCATTATGTAAAGACTATATCTCTGTCTATAGATTGTAGAGCTTACTTTTGAtatgacttttttattttatttcgtGGCATTCAATTTTGCGCAGTTTTGGTTGATGTCGTGGTCGCTCAGAAGGTACAAGCGGGCCTTGAACCTCGTTTGTTCAGTGTTTTTCTGCGTGTTGAAGGTTGAGGATGTTTCGCGAGATGCGTTGATGCTGCTTTTGTATCTCGCAACAAGGGACAAAGGGTCAGTAATGTAACCATGAATAACTTAATATATGAAGTATAGATACAAGGCCAATTAATTTTTAACAAAATGAAGGATATTAGCACACAAATCTCTTTTCTGTTTGCTATTGTATATCAACACTGTTTCTCTGCCTTGATGAAGTTTCAGTTTTACTCAGGCCAATAAGTCTTTTGTACTCCGAGGTCGGTACATTACTGGTAGCTACACGTGTTTCTATTGAAGCGtctagtgtgtgtttgtgtgtgtgtgcgcgtgtttgcgTGCATGTGAGCATAAGTTGGGAAAGTGTTTTCCGATGAGGGTTTATAGAAATGACTTTCTACGATTGGTAGAAAACCGTCAGCCGTACTTGTTACTGTGCTCTGCTTATCTGCAGCGCCGGCTTCGGAGCACAGCCTCGAAAAAGTCACTGCGTTCTTTCGGTGTTCAGGTCTGTTTTGTTGCACAGAAATCGGCCTGTTGAACATCGGGCTGAACGCAATTCTCATTGAAATTCTATCAAACAATTGGaggagctttttttctttcttttttttaaatgtagggGTCAACCTGTGAGTAATTGGCCTCAAGTACTACctcctttttttgtattaacaCTATATTTCACATactctccctttttaaatcaaggaaacctttttaaatgatgatcTACTACCAGCTCCATATGTGACCTGACGCATTGTTTCAAGTGCGCCTCAACTAGGACGAACACGAAGGCACTTCTAACCGGATATCCTTAaatagagattttttttttagataacgTGGATCTTGGATGACAGAGATGTTCGGCCAACCTGTTAATACATACATGCATTACAAAGACAGCACAGGGTTTACCTACCTGACACGGACTTTCCTGTTCTGCACATGCATTCCTGCCTTACATGATTGCAGTAGGTGTGGTCCGAGAGACTGTGGCTGCTGGCAGCCtagaaaatataataaaaccttttttattgttgtagGTTATTCAAGAAGCGTCAGGATGATTATAGTAAATGTAGCACATGTATGTAGGTGTCGAACACGGTGTTCAGGTCAGGAAGTGGAAAAACTGCTACGGTCAAACGGTCATTGAAATATACTTTCTCACAAAACCTTTCTAACACAGTTGCTTTTGACTTaaatgtctgaaaaaaatgtttacatcATACACTGATACTATTTAATCTTAAAGTATTCATAAGTCTTAttagaaataataaaacaatgaaaaaaatgaagactAGTTCATCATGAAATGGTGGTGAAGACATGCACAGGGGAGTACAGTATGCTGTGTACAGTATTTaacaattccattttttttgttatgtgtAGTTGACTGgtattctttaaaaagaaagcaaaataaaatgacttatttATGAGCCTGCttcattgttctttttttaaaaaatctatCACGCCTGAGCTCTCGTTTCAGCTGTTTGGCCTGTTTTATCACCCACACACCCTCGTGCTGTGTCTTATTGTGACTGGCCTCTATCCAGAGAAGGAAGAGTAACTTGCAATGGAGGCGGACGGGTGAAAAGTGTACTGCCTTCCTGTTCCTGGTTGTAACAGGGTCTCCTCCTGCATGACGGCGTAGATGTATTCTGTTGGCAGCCAGCTTCGCAACCACAGGTTTCCTAATCGCTTAACAATGTTGCAAGTGTTTTACTCTTGACTCGCGTCCAGGTGGTTGGGCACGGGGCCCGAAACCACTGTGAAAAGAACAGAGCGTTAAAAGTCAAGCAATGACAAATAAGCTGCGAGACCGGTACAATTAAAATGTCCAACCACACAACCTGCCAGGCAGCGAGCATTTCTCTACgtctgtgattttgtttttatagCAATGGTTGTATTATTGTAGGCAAACAAAAGGCGGTAAGAACCATCCAGGCCAACCCTTTCACCTGGTGCACGTTTAGGTGAGCTGCTGGGTGACATCATAGGTAGTGACCATAGCAACTGGCTGCCCGTTTTGAACGTCTGTTTTGGAAAGAATGAATTACCAAAGCGGTGCGATTAGCTTGTGAGTTAAACTAGTAATTGCTGCGGCACTAACAGGGATTGTTGCGCTCAAAGTCAGAGCTCCGACATGCTTAGGCTCCACTTCCGACATTTTCATTACAAGTCAAAAGAAATGCGCACGTGGGTACAACGTAGGTTCTCCCCAAACTGTTTATATTGCAGACTTTCTTCTTAAACCTATTTATTTACTGACGAAGCTCAATATAGTTAGCacaatttgaatattttactTACTATATCCTATTGGATTTTGACCTTGACATGGATTCAGAGTAGGCGACTTCACTTCCACTTGTAGCTGCTCAAATgctcaaaaaatattttcagttaatttaagttaatttgattttaGGAGCACTGCTGATGGAATAATAAGTGAAAAAAACTTTTCTTGATAAGCTATTGCGGTGACTTCCTCATGTGCTCCGCAAATTAGTCTGCAGTCGTCTGATAAGGAAAGTATGCCCGTTTTCTTTGACTGGCTCATAAAATATTTCTGGTATTAGACTTTGCGTATTACACTTCAAGAATGGGTGGAACTCTTTCAGGTAACAGGAGAATACTTTAGATGTCCCATTAGGTATCAATTCAATGTTATCTAGCAGTTTGAGGatctttaatgtattttaaagaTAATAAAAGCAATCAATCAGATCCCTAggcatgttttttacattttgccattCAAAGAAAGGTCAATGCTTCTATTATAAAACAGTACCACTATTCATCCACTGGGTGGCGACACAGACCGCGTTGCCACAAAACAAGATGATAACGCTTTTAAACAGCAAGACAAGTGTGCAAATATTTAAGGAATCAGGACAGACGGGAGGAATCAACTCAAGATGACCAGAGACACTGGAGTAGCCatgtgcagtgtttttaatCACATAACAACCACGGTAATGAATCATTTATGGTTATGGCTGCAAAAGGAAACGTTTATGACCGACTCCCGGTCTGTGTAGGTAACAGGAAGTCTTCTAGTTTTATAGTTACAATACACCCTTACGAGGGGGCGGAGCTGTTGGAGGCCTGGTGGGGCCCAGTTAGCTTAACAACCGCTAACTTAGCAGCTAATAGCAGAGCCGACTAGCGACGTGTCTCTGCTAACGAGTTTAACTGCTGGGATATTAACGGCGAATGTTCGAATTTGCTGACGTATAAAACTCAcgaagctaaaaaacaaacaaaaaaagtgtcttTTATTACAACACTCGAGCAGGTGGCTAAACACCGAAAGCTACCAATTAGTGGCTGGTAAATGATATACAAACATAACCAGAGGTCACATTCAGGTGTTTGACTTCGTTAAAGGGGATATTTAGGCCAAATGTTATCAAGTATCAAGCAGCTGGTCttgtaaacacaaagaaaagaaatgtgaaatatatATTAGTTAAATGCAGCCGATCATTTTTAATagtattttaatttaatcagaTCTATATGGTGACAAATTGATTTAAAAGctttagatgttttttgttttgaaatgggcCTACTCAATAACAGAATGGTCCATGCTTAAGGCAATTTAAACCCCAAACATCTGCGATGTTTTTATATGTTCACTTGTATATACTGTACTatttttaaaagttattttctctTGAAATATTGCAGATTTTTGGCCTTCATTGTGCGTAAAAGTGGCAGGTAACGGTAGTGTCTTGTGGCTCATGACAACAAATACTGAGAATGCTAGCTGGAAAATCTCACACATAcatatagtatagtatatacCGTTTTTAACTTTATGGATCAATCTTTAAAGCTATTACTACCTGGTGCTGACCGGACAGTCCCGATTCTACAACAGGACAGTACTGGTCACTGCCGGGGTTGATTAGATTacactttttcaaaatgtattaaacttttaaaagctctgtctctttttgtctctaTTCTCACATTGCAAAGGCAACGAATCATTCAAATGAGTGTGTGCGCCATCTAGTGACGGGGTATTGTAAAGACTTTGAGAGATACCAACAATTAAACCTCTTAGGCTTTCATTTGAAGAAGAATCTGCTATATGACCACTGTATTGTGTTGCGAAGAAGATGGGAAAGATTGTTTCTCAACCTTTTCTTACCCATGTATTTGAATGCTAAATAGTATTGCTTGTGTTACTGAGATGTCATCGTAACAATAAATATAACTAACTGCTCTGTCAAGTGcatattacagatattagatagaaagaaaagcagcatgTTGACACCTTATTTCTTTAGATTACACAATTTGACACTGAGATCTCAAAATCAAACTGCTGCAAACACTGATGCAAACTACATTCTTCTCAGTTAACTTAAAATCATTTATTCCAATGGTTTACATTACTCCTGGTCTTTATTATACGCGGAACCTATGTTAATTGGGGGcattttatacatatttttaattAGTTTGTGCATTTTTCctaaatatatgtatacagtaAAATACTGTGAAGACAATATCTCTGAAACAACTCCAACATTCATGTTTTAGAAAGGatcaaattaaatattcattcaaTGTTAAATCTTTTACTTTCTGTTCCTCAGTACTGAATGGCCGTATTGCTCATTGACAAACAAAGCACTTCTTTGTGACCTCAGGTAAGGACAACATTTAAAACTAACTAGAACAAAtcctgaaaaaaacatttgtgtggTGTGAATTAACTGGAGTCCATTGTGACATgttcatttttatatattaGCACGATTAAATTAGAATTTAAGTAGATACAGTCATatcaatcacaaaaacaaattagtaTATAATATATGATTAATGAGTAGATGTTCCAAGCCTCTGGATGATTTGTTGTGTCCTGGAAAGACACAGGCATTTTAATATCAACATGTTAAACTAGAATAATTGATCTTTCCTTGTACTTTACACAATTTCTATGTATTATGTCTGTGATTTAGTATAGTACATAAGCTAGAAAACAATACCTGCAATTGGTTGTCCAAATTGGTTACTCGTGTGTAAGAGTCTTAAAATCGTAAAAGTCGGGATCTACAAGGCggaaaaaaatgttattgtcACTGAAACTATTAGATTCCTCACTGAGAAACCatggaaaacaaataaacaaaacaacaatcacTGATTactaaaaaaagaattaaatatTCACCTTTAGCAGAGAAGTGAAATAAATCCACTTCACAATCAGAAAGTCTGCTGTCATAGTAGTTGCTCATTCTCCTAGGTAGGGATAGGGAGACATTTTCATTAGTTCCATGGGGTATGTTTGTAACAACATTTGGATATTACTGCAAAGGAAGTTGCATTTTAAGGCTTTATAACCCACCAAGTGCCCGTATGTCTCTTTCTGAC
The Gasterosteus aculeatus chromosome 17, fGasAcu3.hap1.1, whole genome shotgun sequence DNA segment above includes these coding regions:
- the errfi1a gene encoding ERBB receptor feedback inhibitor 1a yields the protein MRPECAWSMSTVVLTAQEISFPIENPFLRGGYGHSMAESDNFYFSIDTPQSDQSSRSHHKGPPPPSLNHERQKHSPSSQRLPPKTSRPSQLYLSCAAEPSTPSPADDDQVVPSFQRLSVYECSSPPQTPGRCSKPLPPIPPQTDISPEQAMDNEVEFFTSSDDSRCLVSDQCPKSSPFRYGVPSRRSFRDCGQINYAYYDGPQSQRQPKQPKQQQQQQHHHHHHHLHHQVQQHQAPPPQEVREQYELQRPEPPDPAVVQRQQDKAQRRLRRSHSGPAGSLNKPSLLRLTYPRRHTQSADKPEVPPPIPPRTVKTGDHRRWSAEVSSGAYSDEDKPPKVPPREPFSRGSSRTPSPKSLPTYINGVMPPTQSFAPDPKYVSCRGFQRQNSEGSPCILPDIENGKKASATHYYLLPQRPPFVDSPCVEKFLRVMQSPAARNTDVSDWVCPPRGKAHVDLV